In a single window of the Streptomyces sp. NBC_00285 genome:
- a CDS encoding M4 family metallopeptidase: protein MPQPHRAIVRRRRTSATALALTAVSSLLALTTPDLAGAAPARPTPAKITATPRTGATQSSLTPARRAALVKSAQSAATGTAQRIGLGAKEKLVVKDVIKDADGTTHTRYERTLAGLSVLGGDLVVHDDGGRTTVTKANAAQLSVPSLSPKITSAGAAAKALAASKKDRVRGAEVENASRLVVWAGSGKPVLAWETLVEGVQRDGTPSELQVVTDAATGKELLAAETVHTGEGTGQYVGTVPLGTTLSGSTYQLLDADRAGHKTYDLNQGTSGTGTLFTDDNDVWGNGLPANRQTAGVDVAFGAAATWDFYKEAYGRNGIRNDGVAAYSRAHYGSNYVNAFWQDSCFCMTYGDGSGNTHPLTALDVAAHEMSHGVTAATAGLVYSGESGGLNEATSDIFAAAVEFHENLPADPGDYLIGEKIDINGNGTPLRYMDKPSKDGSSYDSWSSTLGGVDVHYSSGPANHFFYLLSEGSGAKTVNGVSYDSPTYDGRAVTGIGIENAAAIWYRALTTYMTSTTDYAGARTATLSAAADLFGAYSPTYLAVADAWSAINVGNRIALGVNLAPVADQTSGVNQVVALQLDAYTTNTGSPLTYEATGLPDGLTVSPSGLISGTPTTLGTSAVTVTVTDDTGASASATFTWQIAYVYANSTRVDIPDNGAAVESPVTITGRDGNASATTKVYVNIVHTYRGDLTVDLVGPDGTVYSLLNRSGGSADNVDQTFTVNASAQPLNGTWKLRVQDRASIDVGYIARWQLTP from the coding sequence TTGCCCCAGCCCCACCGCGCCATCGTGCGGCGCAGACGTACCTCCGCCACTGCCCTCGCCCTCACGGCCGTGAGCTCCCTGCTCGCCCTGACCACACCGGACTTGGCCGGCGCGGCCCCCGCGCGCCCGACCCCCGCGAAGATCACCGCCACCCCCCGGACCGGCGCCACCCAGAGCTCGCTGACCCCCGCCCGCCGCGCCGCCCTGGTCAAGAGCGCGCAGTCGGCGGCGACCGGCACCGCTCAGCGCATAGGCCTCGGGGCCAAGGAGAAGCTCGTCGTCAAGGACGTCATCAAGGACGCCGACGGCACCACGCACACCCGCTACGAGCGCACCCTCGCGGGCCTGTCCGTCCTCGGCGGCGACCTCGTCGTCCATGACGACGGCGGCCGTACGACCGTCACCAAGGCCAACGCGGCGCAGCTGTCGGTACCCTCGCTCAGCCCCAAGATCACGTCCGCCGGTGCCGCCGCCAAGGCCCTCGCCGCTTCGAAGAAGGACCGGGTCAGAGGCGCCGAAGTGGAGAACGCCTCCCGCCTGGTCGTCTGGGCCGGCAGCGGCAAACCCGTGCTGGCCTGGGAGACCCTCGTCGAGGGCGTCCAGCGGGACGGCACACCCAGCGAGCTCCAGGTCGTCACCGATGCCGCCACCGGCAAGGAACTCCTGGCCGCCGAGACGGTGCACACCGGCGAGGGCACCGGCCAGTACGTCGGCACGGTCCCGCTCGGCACGACCCTGTCCGGATCGACGTACCAACTCCTCGACGCCGACCGCGCCGGACACAAGACGTACGACCTGAACCAGGGCACCTCGGGCACCGGCACCCTCTTCACGGACGACAACGATGTCTGGGGCAACGGCCTGCCGGCCAACCGCCAGACCGCCGGCGTAGACGTGGCCTTCGGCGCCGCGGCCACCTGGGACTTCTACAAGGAGGCCTACGGCCGCAACGGCATACGCAACGACGGCGTCGCCGCCTACAGCCGCGCCCACTACGGCAGCAACTACGTCAACGCCTTCTGGCAGGACTCCTGCTTCTGCATGACCTACGGCGACGGCTCGGGCAACACCCACCCGCTCACCGCGCTCGACGTGGCCGCCCACGAGATGAGCCACGGCGTCACCGCCGCCACCGCGGGCCTGGTCTACTCGGGCGAGTCCGGGGGCCTGAACGAGGCGACCTCCGACATCTTCGCCGCCGCCGTCGAGTTCCACGAGAACCTTCCGGCCGACCCGGGGGACTACCTCATCGGCGAGAAGATCGACATCAACGGCAACGGCACCCCGCTGCGTTACATGGACAAGCCCTCCAAGGACGGTTCCTCGTACGACAGTTGGAGCTCCACCCTGGGCGGCGTCGACGTCCACTACTCCTCCGGCCCCGCCAACCACTTCTTCTACCTGCTCTCCGAGGGCAGCGGTGCCAAGACGGTCAACGGCGTCTCCTACGACAGTCCGACCTACGACGGCCGAGCCGTCACCGGCATCGGCATCGAGAACGCCGCCGCGATCTGGTACCGCGCGCTGACCACGTACATGACCTCGACGACCGACTACGCCGGCGCCCGCACCGCCACCCTGTCCGCCGCAGCCGACCTGTTCGGCGCCTACAGCCCGACCTACCTGGCCGTCGCCGACGCCTGGTCCGCGATCAACGTCGGCAACCGCATCGCCCTCGGCGTCAACCTCGCCCCCGTCGCCGACCAGACCAGCGGCGTCAACCAGGTCGTAGCCCTCCAACTGGACGCCTACACCACCAACACCGGATCCCCGCTGACCTACGAGGCCACTGGCCTGCCCGACGGCCTGACCGTCAGCCCGAGCGGTCTGATCAGCGGCACCCCGACCACCCTCGGCACGAGTGCCGTCACCGTCACGGTGACCGACGACACCGGGGCGAGCGCCTCGGCCACCTTCACCTGGCAGATCGCCTACGTCTACGCCAACTCCACCCGCGTGGACATCCCCGACAACGGGGCGGCCGTGGAGTCGCCGGTGACCATCACCGGCCGCGACGGCAACGCCTCCGCGACCACCAAGGTCTACGTCAACATCGTCCACACCTACCGCGGAGACCTCACCGTCGACCTCGTCGGCCCCGACGGCACCGTCTACTCCCTGCTCAACCGCAGCGGCGGCTCCGCCGACAACGTCGACCAGACCTTCACGGTCAACGCCTCCGCCCAACCGCTCAACGGCACCTGGAAGTTGCGAGTGCAGGACCGGGCGTCCATCGACGTCGGGTACATCGCGCGCTGGCAGCTGACACCCTGA
- a CDS encoding substrate-binding domain-containing protein has translation MPAAAPVVGPLAESSMPRASSPVAPKRVSHNGDFARGAGAAAMSSPRARGNQIDAVLVADSAIAAGALTTLRTSELKVPDDVTLVGFDAGYGGADDEPHIPSVHPPVEEWGREAARLMLTLLRGTAVAQSKVTPGAPQVLRTSVCDDSLRAGLRRHSARANGRFSDRGPDSSATAAVTGSTTGPGQQWAGTGTGDGRRRAR, from the coding sequence ATGCCAGCCGCCGCGCCCGTTGTCGGCCCTCTCGCCGAATCCTCCATGCCCAGGGCCTCGTCCCCGGTGGCGCCGAAGCGTGTCAGTCACAACGGGGACTTCGCCCGAGGTGCCGGCGCTGCGGCGATGAGCAGCCCCCGAGCTCGTGGCAACCAGATCGACGCCGTGCTCGTTGCTGACAGCGCGATAGCGGCGGGTGCCCTGACGACCCTGCGTACATCAGAGCTCAAGGTCCCGGACGACGTGACGCTCGTCGGTTTCGACGCCGGCTACGGGGGCGCGGACGACGAACCGCACATCCCCTCGGTCCACCCACCTGTCGAGGAATGGGGCCGCGAAGCCGCACGCCTCATGCTCACGCTGCTCCGCGGTACCGCCGTTGCCCAGAGCAAGGTGACTCCGGGCGCACCTCAGGTCTTGCGCACTTCCGTGTGCGACGACTCGCTGCGAGCCGGGCTGAGGCGGCACAGCGCGAGGGCGAACGGGAGGTTCTCGGATCGTGGGCCCGACTCGTCCGCGACTGCCGCCGTCACAGGCTCAACAACAGGTCCCGGACAGCAGTGGGCTGGGACAGGAACGGGTGATGGCCGGCGTCGAGCTCGATGA
- a CDS encoding helix-turn-helix domain-containing protein: MPAVALAVTDGMLHYELSVAIEVFGSDLTHIVNPWYDFSLCGSGPVHIGRFHLEPDHGFDHLAHADTVIVPGWADTDLAPPAELVEAVHAAHAAGARVASLCTGAFVLGAAGLLDGRRATTHWAHTRELARRHPEATVDPDVLYVDNGDVLTSAGKAAAMDLCLHLVRLDHGSANANTIARRLVIPPHRDGGQAQFITTPLPAPGNHPLDELLPWALKRLDQPLTVEDLARKARMSTRHLGRHFKHLTGTTPLQWLHTQRIRHAQQLLETTDATVDTIAAATGMGTATTLRRHFHRSVGVPPDTYRRTFRP, encoded by the coding sequence ATGCCCGCTGTTGCCCTGGCCGTTACCGACGGCATGCTCCACTACGAACTGTCCGTGGCCATCGAGGTCTTCGGCTCCGACCTGACGCACATCGTCAACCCCTGGTACGACTTCTCCCTGTGCGGGAGCGGCCCGGTGCACATCGGCCGCTTCCACCTGGAACCCGACCACGGATTCGACCACCTCGCGCACGCGGACACGGTGATCGTCCCCGGGTGGGCCGACACCGACCTCGCCCCGCCCGCCGAACTGGTGGAGGCGGTGCACGCGGCCCACGCGGCCGGAGCCCGCGTGGCCTCACTGTGCACAGGCGCCTTCGTCCTGGGCGCGGCAGGGCTGCTCGACGGCAGGCGTGCCACCACACACTGGGCCCACACACGGGAACTGGCCCGGCGCCACCCGGAAGCCACCGTCGATCCGGACGTCCTCTACGTCGACAACGGCGACGTCCTCACCTCCGCGGGCAAGGCCGCCGCCATGGACCTGTGCCTGCACCTGGTCCGCCTCGACCACGGCTCGGCCAACGCCAACACGATCGCCCGACGCCTGGTCATCCCGCCCCACCGCGACGGCGGCCAGGCCCAGTTCATCACCACCCCCCTCCCGGCCCCGGGCAACCACCCCCTGGACGAGCTCCTCCCCTGGGCCCTGAAGCGGCTGGACCAGCCACTGACCGTGGAAGACCTGGCCCGCAAAGCCCGCATGAGCACACGCCACCTCGGCCGCCACTTCAAACACCTCACCGGTACCACGCCCCTGCAATGGCTCCACACCCAGCGCATCCGCCACGCCCAGCAACTGCTGGAGACCACCGATGCCACCGTGGACACCATCGCCGCCGCCACCGGCATGGGCACCGCCACCACCCTGCGCCGCCACTTCCACCGCAGCGTCGGCGTCCCACCCGACACCTACCGCCGCACCTTCCGTCCCTGA
- a CDS encoding sensor histidine kinase, translated as MRRRFGARNLRVAQKLQAILLIPVLVALALGGVRVKRTVDTWQTAEDAVRVAELVQAANKYANDAINERDVSVIPLVKGDRNSATVVKARQITDEDAKRFDAEVDRMPKTAGLKRRVSLVREGEKQLPVVRASAFTAKLTGVQTEESYHAVQHPLMEISNELGFGITSQSTYGRTLYAVSLTQAAESLIRAIGTHLLVQDRSKLSKGELQAQLGSFSSYVYLEQIGLQEYTGFAGTTETTRLREALTDAQKKGQEQSIEARTQAEAAGKTFVPPPGLAEMYRAIASGAPAAKLAEQGITPEAFFAASTLSFDAYRSVEVYLTDTALAKAHTIADDARNAAILNAALVLAAILAAFLLANWVARTMSTSMRRLSASAHEIAAQRLPARLTQLTRAIPGRVDSDVEPIPITTTDEIGEVARAFDHVHREAVRLAAEQALLRANINTIFSNLARRNQSLIERQLTMITDLEGREADPDQLENLFQLDHLATRVRRNGENLLVLSGETPAQQWDQPLPLVDVIRAAVSEVEQYERVQLAAVPEAPIDGRAVNDLVHLLAELLENATTFSSPHVPVHVTASRLPDGRIMLEIHDRGIGLPPEELAVINRSLADPPTVDAAISQRMGLYVVGRLADRHGIRAQLRPGDAGQGTTALVMLPDTINHRSATEEPDADTMAMVAFVDSRFSDGTTWTNAPS; from the coding sequence GTGCGCCGAAGATTCGGTGCCCGCAACCTGCGTGTGGCCCAGAAACTCCAGGCCATCCTGCTGATACCGGTGCTCGTCGCCCTCGCCCTCGGCGGCGTACGGGTGAAACGTACCGTCGACACCTGGCAGACCGCCGAGGACGCGGTCCGCGTGGCGGAGTTGGTCCAGGCCGCCAACAAATACGCCAATGACGCCATCAACGAACGCGACGTCTCCGTCATCCCGTTGGTCAAGGGCGACCGGAACTCCGCCACGGTCGTCAAAGCCCGGCAGATCACCGACGAGGACGCCAAGAGGTTCGACGCCGAGGTCGACCGCATGCCCAAGACCGCCGGTCTCAAGCGCCGGGTCTCACTCGTGCGCGAGGGCGAGAAGCAACTGCCTGTGGTGCGCGCCAGCGCCTTCACCGCCAAGCTGACCGGCGTACAGACCGAGGAGAGCTATCACGCCGTCCAGCACCCGCTGATGGAGATCTCCAACGAACTGGGCTTCGGCATCACCAGCCAGTCGACCTACGGCCGCACCCTCTACGCCGTCTCCCTCACCCAGGCCGCCGAGTCGCTGATCCGCGCCATCGGCACCCACCTCCTGGTCCAGGACCGCAGCAAGCTGTCCAAGGGTGAACTCCAGGCCCAGCTCGGCTCGTTCAGCTCCTACGTCTACCTCGAACAGATCGGGCTCCAGGAGTACACGGGGTTCGCCGGCACCACGGAGACGACCCGGTTGCGCGAGGCGCTGACGGACGCGCAGAAGAAGGGGCAGGAGCAGTCCATCGAGGCGCGGACCCAGGCCGAGGCGGCCGGCAAGACCTTCGTCCCCCCACCGGGCCTGGCCGAGATGTACCGCGCCATCGCCTCCGGCGCACCGGCGGCGAAACTCGCCGAGCAGGGCATCACACCGGAGGCCTTCTTCGCGGCCTCCACCCTCAGTTTCGACGCCTACCGCAGTGTCGAGGTGTATCTCACCGACACCGCGCTGGCCAAGGCGCACACCATCGCCGACGACGCCCGCAATGCAGCGATCCTCAACGCAGCGCTCGTGCTCGCCGCCATCCTCGCCGCCTTCCTGCTCGCAAACTGGGTGGCCCGGACGATGAGCACCAGCATGCGCAGGCTCAGCGCCTCCGCCCACGAGATCGCCGCCCAGCGGCTGCCGGCCCGGCTGACTCAGCTCACCCGTGCCATCCCCGGCAGGGTGGACAGCGACGTCGAACCGATCCCGATCACCACCACGGACGAGATCGGCGAGGTCGCCCGCGCCTTCGACCACGTCCACCGCGAGGCCGTCCGGCTCGCCGCCGAACAGGCCCTGCTGCGCGCCAACATCAACACGATCTTCAGCAACCTGGCACGCCGCAACCAGTCCCTCATCGAACGTCAGCTCACCATGATCACCGACCTGGAAGGCAGAGAAGCCGACCCCGACCAGCTGGAGAACCTCTTCCAGCTCGACCACCTCGCCACCCGGGTACGCCGCAACGGCGAGAACCTCCTGGTCCTCAGCGGCGAGACCCCCGCCCAGCAGTGGGACCAGCCACTGCCCCTGGTGGACGTCATCCGGGCCGCGGTCTCGGAGGTCGAGCAGTACGAGCGGGTCCAGCTCGCCGCTGTTCCGGAGGCCCCCATCGACGGACGGGCCGTGAACGACCTGGTGCACCTGCTCGCCGAGCTTCTGGAGAACGCCACCACCTTCTCCTCACCCCACGTCCCCGTCCACGTCACCGCCTCACGGCTGCCCGACGGCAGGATCATGCTCGAGATCCACGACAGGGGGATCGGGCTGCCTCCCGAGGAACTGGCGGTGATCAACCGAAGTCTCGCCGATCCGCCCACCGTGGACGCCGCGATCTCCCAGCGCATGGGCCTGTACGTGGTCGGCCGGCTGGCGGACCGGCACGGCATCCGCGCCCAGCTGCGTCCCGGCGACGCGGGCCAGGGAACGACAGCCCTGGTGATGCTGCCCGACACCATCAACCATCGGTCGGCGACCGAGGAACCGGATGCCGACACCATGGCCATGGTCGCGTTCGTGGACAGTCGCTTCAGCGACGGCACCACGTGGACCAACGCACCGTCCTGA
- a CDS encoding GNAT family N-acetyltransferase, translating to MTDQREVVIVRWPGQGPSVDRLAELLAAYHLRTEAEKGEAVVDVDGLPDRYRAEILDPRAAFADDVVLMALSGDTAVGCLVVTAPVGGRSEVKRLWTDPAFRSRGIASGLVSAALAHSAESGVSTVRLSVWKWRAGAVALYERLGFTVAESWEERDQLVCMERAV from the coding sequence ATGACTGATCAACGCGAGGTTGTCATCGTCCGATGGCCAGGTCAGGGCCCTTCCGTGGATCGGTTGGCCGAGTTGCTGGCGGCCTACCATCTGCGGACGGAGGCAGAGAAGGGCGAGGCCGTTGTCGATGTGGACGGGTTGCCGGACCGCTACCGGGCAGAAATCTTGGACCCGCGGGCCGCGTTCGCCGACGATGTCGTGCTGATGGCTCTGAGCGGCGACACAGCCGTGGGCTGCCTGGTGGTGACCGCCCCCGTCGGCGGCCGGTCAGAGGTCAAGAGGCTCTGGACAGACCCGGCATTCCGGAGCCGGGGCATCGCGTCCGGCCTGGTCAGCGCAGCGCTTGCGCATTCCGCGGAAAGTGGCGTCAGCACGGTACGGCTGTCGGTATGGAAGTGGCGGGCAGGTGCCGTCGCCCTGTACGAACGGCTCGGTTTCACCGTCGCCGAGTCGTGGGAGGAACGGGATCAGCTGGTGTGCATGGAGCGTGCTGTGTGA
- a CDS encoding saccharopine dehydrogenase family protein: protein MGSGQLVTVFGAYGHTGRFVVAELASRGYVPVLSGRNAQALQELAHEHGVEARVASVDDAASLDRALAGTAAVINCAGPFAQTTGPVIEAALRARIPYLDVAAELEANLDTFAHYRERARDAAAVIVPAMAFFGGLGDLLATAAMGDWTDADEVHIAYALSNWHPTAGTRRSGAVSRERRGEYRLRYRGGEWEHRTDAAPTTEWTFPEPMGSRSVIGEFTMADVVTVAQHLASPDVTTYMTTQAVRDIAAPHTPTPTAADESGRSDQTFLVDVVVRSGGAERRATAGGQDIYAVTAPLVTEALERVLAGRTKTVGVVSAGEIFDASDFLHALAPHITFDLHPQKQYA from the coding sequence ATGGGGTCAGGTCAGCTGGTGACGGTGTTCGGCGCTTACGGTCACACCGGGCGGTTCGTGGTCGCGGAGTTGGCTTCGCGTGGGTACGTCCCCGTGCTGTCCGGGCGCAACGCACAGGCACTGCAAGAGCTGGCACATGAGCACGGGGTGGAGGCCCGGGTGGCGTCGGTCGACGATGCGGCGTCATTGGACCGGGCCCTGGCGGGAACAGCGGCGGTCATCAACTGTGCCGGCCCCTTCGCGCAAACCACCGGCCCGGTGATCGAGGCCGCGCTCCGCGCGAGGATCCCCTACCTGGACGTGGCAGCCGAGCTCGAGGCCAACCTCGACACCTTCGCCCACTACCGCGAACGGGCGCGGGACGCAGCAGCGGTGATCGTTCCCGCCATGGCCTTCTTCGGCGGCCTCGGCGACCTGCTGGCCACCGCGGCGATGGGCGACTGGACCGACGCCGACGAGGTGCACATCGCCTACGCACTCAGCAACTGGCACCCCACCGCCGGAACCCGGCGCTCGGGCGCGGTCTCCCGCGAGCGACGCGGTGAGTACCGCTTGCGCTACCGCGGCGGCGAGTGGGAGCACCGCACCGATGCCGCGCCCACTACGGAGTGGACCTTCCCGGAACCGATGGGATCCCGGTCGGTGATCGGGGAGTTCACGATGGCCGACGTCGTCACCGTGGCCCAGCACCTCGCCAGCCCCGACGTGACCACCTACATGACCACCCAGGCCGTCCGAGACATCGCCGCCCCCCACACGCCGACACCGACCGCCGCCGACGAGAGCGGGCGCTCGGACCAGACCTTCCTCGTGGACGTCGTCGTCCGCTCCGGCGGAGCCGAACGCCGGGCCACAGCAGGCGGTCAGGACATCTACGCCGTCACTGCGCCCCTCGTCACCGAGGCCCTCGAACGTGTCCTGGCGGGCCGCACCAAGACCGTCGGTGTCGTCTCCGCCGGCGAGATCTTCGACGCCTCCGACTTTCTGCACGCCCTCGCCCCGCACATCACATTCGACCTGCACCCGCAGAAGCAGTACGCCTGA
- a CDS encoding VOC family protein, which translates to MASIKQFQVTFDCAEPERVARFWCEVLGYVVPPPPEGFATWDAYDHSLPPERQGSAFACIDPSGVGPRLYFQRVPEGKAVKNRLHLDVRVGTGLVGEERLAALEAECARLIPLGAVHVQTLRADGVNESCIPMQDIEGNEFCID; encoded by the coding sequence ATGGCGTCGATCAAACAGTTCCAGGTCACCTTCGACTGCGCAGAACCTGAGCGTGTCGCTCGTTTCTGGTGCGAGGTGTTGGGGTACGTCGTACCGCCGCCACCGGAGGGGTTTGCCACTTGGGACGCATACGATCACTCTCTGCCGCCTGAGCGTCAGGGTTCGGCGTTCGCCTGCATTGATCCCTCGGGTGTGGGCCCGCGACTGTATTTCCAGCGCGTTCCCGAAGGCAAGGCCGTCAAGAACCGGCTGCACCTTGACGTGCGGGTCGGCACCGGACTCGTGGGTGAAGAGCGCCTGGCCGCGCTTGAAGCCGAATGCGCACGACTGATTCCGCTTGGCGCGGTACACGTGCAGACACTGCGTGCCGATGGCGTGAACGAGTCGTGCATCCCGATGCAGGACATCGAGGGCAACGAGTTCTGCATCGACTGA
- a CDS encoding alpha/beta fold hydrolase has translation MRVVFVHGACVQDGAWWWHRTAELLQERGVLSVAPALPSCGEAGRPGGVEGPGLSEDVAAVRQALLDSDEPTVVVAHSYGGIVTAEAAAGVGSVHHLVMVSSYLPEVGQSLSEFGDGSPAPFLDVDPDTGTFGVRPELLVDTFLQDCDPEVQARAADHLARQSMQVAGQAVGAAAWQQVPSTYVVCAQDRGTPPRLQREFARRAGSVIELDAGHHPFLSQPTAVRDLLLSL, from the coding sequence ATGAGGGTCGTGTTCGTGCATGGGGCGTGCGTACAGGACGGGGCGTGGTGGTGGCACCGCACCGCCGAACTACTGCAGGAACGGGGGGTTTTGAGCGTGGCCCCGGCGCTGCCGAGCTGCGGCGAGGCGGGCCGGCCCGGAGGCGTCGAAGGTCCGGGGCTTTCCGAGGACGTCGCGGCAGTGCGGCAGGCGCTGCTGGACAGTGACGAGCCGACCGTTGTGGTCGCCCACAGCTACGGCGGCATCGTCACCGCGGAAGCCGCCGCCGGCGTCGGTTCGGTACACCACCTGGTGATGGTCTCCAGCTACCTGCCCGAGGTCGGGCAGAGCCTGTCGGAGTTCGGGGACGGCAGCCCCGCCCCGTTCCTCGACGTCGACCCCGACACCGGCACCTTCGGGGTTCGCCCCGAGCTGCTTGTGGACACGTTCCTGCAGGACTGCGACCCCGAGGTCCAGGCGCGGGCGGCCGATCACCTGGCCCGGCAGAGCATGCAGGTGGCCGGGCAGGCGGTCGGGGCGGCCGCATGGCAGCAGGTGCCCTCGACATACGTCGTTTGTGCCCAGGACCGGGGCACCCCGCCGCGTCTGCAGCGCGAGTTCGCCCGCCGTGCCGGCAGCGTCATCGAGCTCGACGCCGGCCATCACCCGTTCCTGTCCCAGCCCACTGCTGTCCGGGACCTGTTGTTGAGCCTGTGA
- a CDS encoding TetR/AcrR family transcriptional regulator, translated as MGRRPQPDIKDKLLDACADYALAHGLPDRLEPLATATGASARMLIYHFGTRDALLRAVLRRARQRQLDTFGDLLRVRPDEPYTATLDRAWTSITGAGGKPYLRMFSQLRESTVQQLWPDFRRAATTDWLGPLEDGLRSIGRPELATLVLAVIRGLLMDLDATADTPRTDRAFRDFLTELGHLSSGDDRSTAHPTQERVDSSRTSTDTAPGT; from the coding sequence ATGGGCAGGCGACCGCAGCCAGACATCAAGGACAAACTGCTCGACGCGTGTGCCGACTACGCCCTCGCGCACGGACTGCCCGATCGGCTTGAGCCACTGGCCACTGCCACCGGTGCCTCGGCCCGCATGCTGATCTATCACTTCGGCACCCGCGACGCCCTGTTGCGGGCCGTCCTCCGGCGCGCGCGCCAACGTCAGCTCGACACGTTCGGCGACCTCCTGCGGGTGCGACCGGACGAGCCCTACACCGCCACCCTTGATCGCGCCTGGACCTCGATCACCGGCGCGGGCGGCAAGCCGTACCTGCGAATGTTCAGCCAGCTGCGCGAGAGCACGGTGCAACAGTTGTGGCCCGATTTCCGGCGCGCCGCCACGACCGACTGGCTCGGGCCGCTCGAGGACGGCCTGCGCAGCATCGGCCGGCCGGAACTGGCGACGCTCGTTCTCGCTGTCATCCGTGGTCTCCTCATGGACCTCGACGCCACCGCCGACACCCCCCGCACCGACCGGGCCTTCCGTGACTTCCTCACCGAACTCGGTCATCTGTCCAGCGGCGACGACCGCTCGACCGCCCACCCCACCCAGGAACGCGTCGACAGCAGCAGGACCAGCACCGACACCGCGCCGGGCACGTAG
- a CDS encoding TIGR03086 family metal-binding protein yields MSEGAIFSGWDVLDASHKALRVAVGGVPAEAWHLPTPCEGWNVAQVFQHAVGDQIGFAAALTGEPGPGFDPFDPSGEMEGVYPSAFLEDGLARAARAWAEVDRNAAEVATPVPPHRMSPWSGSAACGLDAAVHAWDIALATGRPSPLTPELARPLLRVAREIVEPLRSYGAFAAALAPERGDDDMAVLLRYLGRDPRWSTS; encoded by the coding sequence ATGAGTGAAGGCGCGATCTTCAGCGGTTGGGACGTTCTGGATGCCTCCCACAAGGCACTTCGTGTGGCGGTGGGCGGCGTCCCCGCCGAGGCCTGGCACCTGCCGACGCCCTGTGAGGGCTGGAATGTCGCCCAGGTCTTCCAGCATGCCGTCGGCGATCAGATCGGTTTCGCCGCCGCGCTGACCGGCGAACCTGGCCCCGGCTTCGATCCGTTCGACCCGTCGGGTGAGATGGAGGGGGTGTACCCGTCGGCGTTTTTGGAGGACGGCCTCGCGCGTGCGGCGAGGGCGTGGGCGGAGGTCGACCGGAACGCCGCCGAGGTGGCCACCCCGGTGCCGCCGCACAGGATGTCCCCGTGGTCGGGCTCGGCAGCGTGCGGGCTGGACGCAGCGGTCCACGCCTGGGACATCGCCCTGGCGACGGGCCGGCCGTCGCCGCTCACACCCGAGCTGGCCCGCCCCCTCCTCAGGGTCGCCAGGGAGATCGTCGAGCCGCTGCGCTCGTACGGCGCGTTCGCTGCCGCCCTGGCACCCGAGCGGGGTGACGACGACATGGCGGTCCTCCTGCGTTACCTCGGCCGCGACCCTCGCTGGAGTACCTCTTGA